In one Bradyrhizobium cosmicum genomic region, the following are encoded:
- a CDS encoding branched-chain amino acid ABC transporter permease has translation MTSILTNLFDGVAYGMLLFVLACGLAVTLGLMNFVNLAHGAFAMAGGYVCMVLVNRMGWPFFAALPLAFVSSAAIGILLERTLYRHLYGRSHLDQVLFTIGLTFMSVAAVDYIQGSSRVFINLPAALQGQFDLFGVGIGRYRLMIIVICGLLTIGLQMVLAKTRFGSRLRAAVDDPRAASGLGINVPQVFAFTFAFGCGLAGLGGALSAEILGLDPYFPLKFMIYFLIVVTVGGSSSITGPFLASLLLGIGDVAGKYYVPKMGPFVIYTMMIVILIWRPNGLFGRTAAR, from the coding sequence ATGACCTCGATCCTCACCAACCTGTTCGATGGCGTTGCCTACGGCATGCTCCTGTTCGTGCTCGCTTGCGGGCTCGCGGTCACGCTCGGCCTGATGAACTTCGTCAACCTCGCCCATGGCGCCTTCGCCATGGCCGGCGGCTATGTTTGCATGGTGCTGGTCAACCGAATGGGCTGGCCGTTCTTCGCCGCGCTGCCGCTCGCCTTTGTCTCTTCGGCGGCGATCGGTATCCTGCTGGAGCGCACGCTCTACCGCCACCTCTACGGGCGCAGCCATCTCGACCAGGTGCTGTTCACCATTGGCTTGACCTTCATGTCGGTCGCAGCGGTCGATTACATCCAGGGTTCCTCGCGGGTCTTCATCAATTTGCCGGCCGCGCTACAGGGCCAGTTCGACCTGTTCGGCGTCGGCATCGGCCGCTACCGGCTGATGATCATCGTGATCTGCGGCCTGCTCACCATCGGTCTTCAGATGGTGCTGGCCAAGACCCGCTTCGGCAGCCGCCTGCGTGCCGCGGTCGACGATCCACGCGCCGCGAGCGGCCTTGGCATCAACGTGCCGCAAGTGTTCGCCTTCACGTTCGCATTCGGCTGTGGCCTTGCCGGCCTGGGCGGCGCGCTGAGCGCCGAGATCCTCGGCCTCGATCCGTACTTCCCGCTGAAATTCATGATCTACTTCCTGATCGTGGTCACGGTCGGCGGCTCCTCCTCGATCACCGGCCCGTTCCTGGCCTCGCTCCTGCTCGGCATCGGCGACGTCGCCGGCAAGTATTACGTGCCGAAGATGGGTCCCTTCGTGATCTACACCATGATGATCGTGATCCTGATCTGGCGCCCGAACGGCCTGTTCGGCCGCACGGCCGCGCGTTGA
- a CDS encoding branched-chain amino acid ABC transporter permease, whose translation MSASSDVGYHAQRHARWHYGEAAFWVVVLACGFLFPTRYLIMTDIVRLALFAMSLDLILGYAGIVSLGHAAFFGVGAYAAGLLALHGIINEPVIALVVAGLAAMVLGFATSFLVIRGVDLTRLMVTLGIALLLEALAERFSKITGGTDGLQGIEMQPIFGQLPFDMFGKTGFFYSLAVLFVLFLFARRVVHSPFGLSLRAIKNNPLRAAAIGIPVNRRLIAIYTLAAFYAGIAGALFTQTTAIASLDVFAFERSADLMLVLVIGGTGYLYGGLIGAVIFRMLQELFSTITPQYWQFWIGLVLVVIVLVGRQRLHRWVLYVPNLIIRQFAGRKADVALPERDA comes from the coding sequence ATGAGCGCTTCGTCCGACGTCGGCTATCACGCTCAGCGCCATGCGCGCTGGCACTACGGCGAGGCAGCCTTCTGGGTCGTCGTGCTGGCCTGCGGCTTCCTGTTTCCCACTCGCTATCTGATCATGACGGACATCGTGCGGCTGGCGCTGTTCGCGATGTCGCTCGATCTGATCCTCGGCTATGCCGGCATCGTCTCGCTTGGCCATGCCGCCTTTTTCGGCGTCGGCGCCTATGCCGCGGGGCTGCTCGCGCTTCACGGCATCATCAACGAGCCCGTGATCGCGCTGGTCGTCGCAGGCCTTGCCGCGATGGTGCTCGGCTTCGCCACCAGCTTCCTGGTGATCCGCGGCGTCGACCTGACCCGCCTGATGGTGACGCTCGGCATCGCGCTGCTGCTGGAGGCACTCGCGGAGCGCTTCTCCAAGATCACCGGCGGCACCGACGGGCTGCAAGGCATCGAGATGCAGCCGATCTTCGGCCAGCTTCCGTTCGACATGTTCGGCAAGACCGGCTTCTTCTATTCGTTGGCCGTGCTGTTCGTGCTGTTCCTGTTCGCGCGCCGCGTCGTGCACTCGCCGTTCGGCCTGTCGCTGCGCGCGATCAAGAACAATCCGCTGCGCGCCGCCGCAATCGGCATTCCAGTCAATCGCCGCCTGATCGCGATCTACACGCTCGCGGCGTTCTATGCCGGCATCGCGGGGGCGTTGTTCACCCAGACCACCGCGATCGCCTCGCTAGACGTGTTCGCCTTCGAGCGCTCGGCCGACCTCATGCTGGTGCTCGTCATCGGCGGCACCGGCTATCTCTATGGCGGGCTGATCGGCGCGGTGATCTTCCGCATGCTCCAGGAATTGTTCTCCACGATCACCCCGCAATACTGGCAGTTCTGGATCGGCCTCGTGCTGGTCGTGATCGTGCTGGTCGGCCGTCAGCGCCTGCATCGCTGGGTGCTGTACGTGCCTAACCTGATAATCAGGCAGTTTGCCGGGCGCAAGGCTGACGTCGCACTGCCGGAGCGCGACGCATGA
- a CDS encoding ABC transporter ATP-binding protein, giving the protein MTIALETRNLEKQFGGLRVTRDLSLKIEQGARHALIGPNGAGKTTVINQLTGVLKPNSGRILLEGQDITDLPVHKRVLRGLSRTFQINQLYPDLTPLETIGLAVSERLGHGGDWWRRMGTRGDVNGEIADLLTRFHLLDVMNEETVTLPYGKQRLLEIAVAIAAKPRVLLLDEPAAGVPESERHDILAVVGSLPRDVTVLLIEHDMDLVFSFADRISVLVSGGLLTEGPPDQVARDPQVKAVYLGEEVVNV; this is encoded by the coding sequence ATGACCATCGCGCTCGAAACCAGGAATCTCGAAAAGCAGTTCGGCGGCCTCCGCGTCACCCGCGATCTCTCCTTGAAGATCGAGCAGGGCGCCCGCCACGCGCTGATCGGCCCGAACGGCGCCGGCAAGACCACGGTCATCAATCAGCTCACCGGTGTGCTCAAGCCGAATTCCGGCCGTATCCTGCTCGAAGGCCAGGACATCACGGATCTGCCCGTGCACAAGCGCGTTCTGCGCGGCCTGTCGCGCACCTTCCAGATCAACCAGCTCTATCCCGACCTCACCCCGCTGGAGACCATCGGCCTTGCCGTCTCCGAGCGCCTCGGCCATGGCGGCGACTGGTGGCGGCGGATGGGCACGCGCGGCGACGTCAATGGCGAGATCGCCGACCTCCTGACGCGCTTCCATCTGCTCGACGTCATGAACGAGGAGACCGTGACGCTGCCTTACGGCAAGCAGCGCCTGCTCGAGATCGCGGTCGCGATCGCGGCCAAGCCGCGCGTGCTTTTGCTCGACGAGCCCGCGGCCGGCGTGCCCGAGAGCGAGCGCCACGACATTCTCGCCGTCGTAGGCAGTCTGCCGCGCGACGTCACGGTGCTGCTGATTGAGCACGACATGGATCTCGTCTTCTCGTTCGCCGACCGCATCTCGGTGCTGGTCTCGGGTGGGCTGCTTACGGAAGGTCCGCCGGACCAGGTCGCGCGCGATCCGCAGGTCAAGGCCGTCTACCTCGGCGAGGAGGTGGTTAATGTCTGA
- a CDS encoding ABC transporter ATP-binding protein, whose amino-acid sequence MSDLLVLDSLRAGYGEAVVLPNMSLRLAEGQVLALLGRNGTGKTTLINSIVGVTRRFSGTVVLAGIDVTTLRPDQRARAGIGWVPQERNIFRSLTVEENMTAVAQPGPWTVEKVYEMFPRLKERRSNFGNQLSGGEQQMLAIGRALTLNPKVLLLDEPTEGLAPIIVEELLKAIGAITRAGGICSIIVEQNAQKILGLADRVVILERGTIVHDAPSAALKADPSVLERHLGVAGAAAH is encoded by the coding sequence ATGTCTGACCTGCTCGTGCTCGACTCGCTTCGTGCCGGCTACGGCGAGGCGGTGGTGCTACCCAACATGTCGCTGCGCCTCGCCGAAGGGCAGGTGCTGGCGCTGCTGGGACGCAACGGCACCGGCAAGACCACGCTGATCAACTCCATCGTCGGCGTCACCCGTCGCTTCTCCGGTACCGTCGTGCTCGCCGGCATCGACGTCACCACCTTGCGACCCGACCAGCGCGCCCGCGCCGGTATCGGCTGGGTGCCGCAGGAGCGCAATATCTTCCGCTCGCTCACGGTGGAAGAGAACATGACCGCGGTCGCGCAGCCCGGTCCCTGGACGGTCGAGAAGGTCTACGAGATGTTCCCGCGGCTGAAGGAGCGGCGGAGCAATTTCGGCAACCAGCTATCCGGCGGCGAGCAGCAGATGCTGGCGATCGGCCGCGCGCTGACCCTCAACCCGAAGGTCCTGCTGCTGGACGAGCCGACCGAGGGCCTGGCCCCCATCATCGTCGAGGAGCTTCTGAAGGCGATCGGCGCGATCACCCGGGCAGGGGGCATCTGCTCCATCATCGTCGAGCAGAATGCCCAAAAGATTCTGGGGCTCGCCGACCGTGTTGTGATATTGGAGCGCGGAACGATCGTCCACGATGCCCCGAGCGCCGCGCTGAAGGCCGACCCGTCGGTCCTGGAGCGCCACCTCGGTGTCGCAGGGGCGGCGGCCCACTAA